AGATATTTTATGTTCAGTTTTTTATTGAATCGTGTTCTCTCTCACCTTTAAAAGTGTCAAGAAACCTAGATTTGCACGAATCGGAAAATTGAAGTTGTGTTAATTAACAGCGTTGTACATTTTTAATGATTGCCTCAACATTTATAGATTTTGTTTTGCACAATTAGCCGTTTTAAAAAGATGTTAGTGCAATCCAATTGTTATCCAAATGTTATTTATGAACCAAAGCCAAGATTAGATCTCTTATGTTCTTTTCTTCTGTATCATAATGAATTGTAAACAGGTTGTATCATCAAAGACGTAGTCATGCTGTGGGTAGAACAGAAATGGTAAATGTAGTGGGCGTAAAATTATTATtttgcttgttgttgttgttttcttgTATTCTAGCTTAAATTATTCATCAAAACAAGAGAGACTTATCAACTCTGTTTAtctttgtttttttttcttcagatcACTGAGTCAGGCAAGGAGACGCTACCAGCATGGCTACACTGGAAGAGCAACATCCTACAGGGTCTACCACTGGAGGAGGACAAGGGTGTCCACTACATCGCCGTCTCCACATCAAACGGCAGCCAGGACATCTTCTCCATCGAGGTGCACCCAGAGGAACATGTGGACCCGATCCAGCTAGCCATTCAGTCAGCATCCAACAATGAGGTCAAGCCGTTTGTCTGCGGCACAGAGGAACCGGTGACGGTACTCACAGTGATTCTGGACGCCGACCTCACCAAGATGAGCTCCAGGCAGAGGGTGGAGCTGCTGGGCAAAATGAAGAAGTTCTCTGGCGTGGAGCTCCAGCACATGAAGATACTTCCCGTGGTCAACAACAGATTGTTCGACATGACCGCCTTCATGGCCGGACCGGGAAATGCCAAAAAGGTGGTGGAGAACGGAGCCCTGTTATCCTGGAAGCTGGGCTGTTCCCTGGACCAGAGCAATGTCCCCAACATCAGCAGCGTCCAGGCGCCAGCGAAAGAAGGCACTATGTCTGCTCAGCTGGGATACCCTGTGGTCGGTTGGCACATCGCCAACAAGAAGCCTCATATCCCCAAACGGGTGAGGCGCCAGCTCAACAATACCCCTACCCCGGTTCTTGTTGTGCTTCCCCCAACGTCTGTTGTCGAGCCCCCTATTCGCATCGTACCCACCCTGTCGTCACCTGCCATTGCTGCCCCCACAGACAACTCTGCCCCACCCATGAGAGGGCCTGTGCCCTTGCCCATGAAGCCCACGATCCGTGTCAGAGACTCATATGCCCACACTCCCACTCAGGGTGCACCCCTGCCAACCAGAGTGATGGAGTCCACTAGTACCATCTCCATTGAACCCACTATGACCAGGCATACCGTTGTGGAAGCTACACCGACACTCCCTCCACCCACCACAGTTGCCACCAGAAAGCCAACCAAGAAACCAAAGAGACCGAAGACCACTCCGATGCCAAGGGAGTCCAAGACCACCACAGCCAAACCAGCCAGGCGCACCACCCCTTCGTCCATCGTGCCTGACCCAAGAAACGAGAAACCAGATCTCCGCAACCCCATCGATCAGGTCAATGCCTTCGTGGGCACATACTTTGAAGTGAAGATCCCATCCGATACGTTCTTTGACAAGGAGGACGGTACAACAGACAAACTAAGGTTGACCTTGAGGATGAACCACAACGAAGTTGTCGGGGATTACTCCTGGATACAGTTTAATAGCACAAGCCAGCTGCTATACGGTCTTCCAGACTCAAATCACGTTGGGAAGCACGAGTACTTCATGCAGGCCACCGATAAGGGTGGTCTGAACGCGATCGACGCCTTCGAGGTCCGCGTGAACCGCTGGGCATCCAACGATAAGTCCCCGGTCCTGTTCCAGGCCCGCTTACACGGAGAACCGCGCCTGGTGACCAATGACATCCACAAGAAGATTCTGCTCATCAAGAAGCTGGCGTACTCGTTCGGTGACCGCAACAGCAGCACGGTCACCCTGAGGAACATCACCAAGGGATCCATCGTGGTGGAGTGGACCAACAACAGCCTCCAGCAGAACCCTTGTCCCAAGGAGCAGATTCAGACCATGTCCAGGAGGATCTCTGATGCCCAGGGAAGGCCCTCCCAGACCTTCATCTCCGCCATGGAACCGGACTTCATACCCATCAGCATCAAGGTCAAAGGAACGGGTGCCTGCCGGAACTACATGTTTGTCCCGCCTGGTGAAATCACTATCCCTATCCCTCCAGCTGTCACACCGGCACTGGGCACCGGACGCCAGAGCACAGACGACGTCTACCTCCACACGGTGATTCCGGCCGTGGTGGTGGCGGCCATCTTGCTGATCGCTGGCATCATCGCCATGATCTGCTACCGCAAGAAGCGCAAGGGCAAGCTGACCATCGAGGATCAGGCTACCTTCATCAAGAAGGGTGTGCCCATAATCTTTGCAGACGAGCTTGACGATTCCAAGCCGCCCCCGTCCTCCTCCATGCCGCTCATCCTGCAGGAGGAGAAACCCCCTCTTCCCCCACCGGAGTACCCTAACATGGCCAGTCCAGAGACCACCCCCCTGAACCAGGACCTTCTGGGTGAGTACACGGCTCTGAGGGACGAGGACCCCAACGCGCCCCCCTACCAGCCCCCGCCCCCCTTCACCGCACCCATGGAAGGTAAAGGATCTCGTCCAAAGAACATGACCCCTTACAGATCCCCACCACCTTACGTGCCACCCTAAGGGTTTAGCAGGCTCCtccagagaaggaggagggaagcagGGGGACTTGTAACGGTCTCAATCCAGTGTCTGTTTGGAAATaaggggtgggaggaggaggacaaagtGGGAACAAACTTTGGATTTTGGGTTGGGAGGGTTATGGGGTGATCTGATTGAAGTTCAAGTTATTGgaaagatgggagggagggagaactagATGTTAGCCGCGGCGACAGTAGCCACAAAAAGGACACTATTCAGTCTGTCGTCTCATTGGCTACAGCTGAATGGCTAGTTTGGGAAGACACGCCCCTCTGGTCCCAgcgattttttttttcttctctgttTGAAACTTAATGGGCTTTTGTTTTAATTTAGTTATTTGGTTCTGTTTcgtttgttttttgggggggggggctgactTCAAACGACTTGCTTAACAACACTCTTTTTATGTTATTTTATCTTGAATAATACAAGAAGATAATAAACAAACACACTGCAGGCATAAAATGTttttaatagagagagagagagttctatgAATAAAAACAGAAACATCATAATCATGTGGATCTGCACCAGCCCTGCAGCTAGCCCTGCAGCTAGCCCTGTAGCTAACCCTGCAGCTAACTCTGCAGCTAGCCCTGCAGCTAACCCTGCAGGTAACCCTGCAGGTAACACTGCAGCTAGCCCTGCAGCTAGCCCTGCAGCTAGCCCTGTAGCTAACCCTGCAGCTAACTCTGCAGCTAGCCCTGCAGCTAACCCTGCAGGTAACCCTGCAGCTAGCCCTGCAGCTAACTCTGCAGCTAGCCCTGCAGCTAACCCTGCAGGTAACCCTGCAGCTAGCCCTGCAGCTAACCCTACAGCTAGCCCTGCAGCtagccctgcagctagccagacagacaacacagtggctTGTCGGGCGGTGGGTCAGTGTTTTGAGTCAATAAGGTTAGCCTTTTAACACGAATTGTATATTTGTATCCTTATTCACACAATGTCTAGTCAAGATGATCATAACAAAGTTGGCCTAAAAAATCATTAGAAATGTAAAACGTTCTGTTTGTTTTATTAGTTTTATTTTTAAATCCACTCTATATCTGGATGGttctgatagatagatagatagatagatagatagatagatagatagatagatagatagatagaggatcTCTCCCTCGGATCAGAAAGAAACGGTAAACCAAGTAGGTAGACCCAGCCCAGTCAGGACTAAACAAGCAAACATTAccgttagctaatgttagcacGTAAGGCAACCATGACAACTGTGATTCTACAACAGCCTGGCCCAGTTATTATCAGATGTGTAGTTTTGACTTGAAGCTCAAGGATTTTTACCTTGCCTGGGTATCCCGAAGCCACCCAAAATCATTCAAGAGGGAAATACAATACACTATCccctttttattattattattattatttaaaatggCTCCCTTATCCGAATATGATCATAACATTGACCATTTGAATGCCATGTTGCCTTTATGGTGATGCGATGTGTCTTCTGTATATAGCTATCGATCGGCCTGTTGAAATAATATTAAGTGTATTTATACTTAAAAAAATGTTTGTGTAAATCAGATATGGAAAAAGCCTCCTGCAGTTTATTTTAGACAAGGAGTAATTATTTTTTTATGTAGTGATGATGATGCTCTTGTTCTCACAGTTTATGCGGGAAACAATTCATTTGCTGTTGAGAGTGATTTAGAAGGTCCTGAAAGGGATACAATCTTTATTCACAACTCAAAGGTCAttaagatgaggagaggagatggagaggagaggaggagaggagaggagaggagaggagaggagatggataggagaggagaggagatggataggagatggagaggagatggatag
This genomic window from Oncorhynchus nerka isolate Pitt River linkage group LG2, Oner_Uvic_2.0, whole genome shotgun sequence contains:
- the dag1 gene encoding dystroglycan is translated as MCNKQRGECRPAEEARARMPGLGRRTSVVLLLAVLVAMVQGQVEVMGDMLQDGPGKLEASMHSSILSDFQEVEALEPVAATVYQAEVGAAGGESGIPDSSAVVGRVFQMKVPLKTDHTSNTKITESGKETLPAWLHWKSNILQGLPLEEDKGVHYIAVSTSNGSQDIFSIEVHPEEHVDPIQLAIQSASNNEVKPFVCGTEEPVTVLTVILDADLTKMSSRQRVELLGKMKKFSGVELQHMKILPVVNNRLFDMTAFMAGPGNAKKVVENGALLSWKLGCSLDQSNVPNISSVQAPAKEGTMSAQLGYPVVGWHIANKKPHIPKRVRRQLNNTPTPVLVVLPPTSVVEPPIRIVPTLSSPAIAAPTDNSAPPMRGPVPLPMKPTIRVRDSYAHTPTQGAPLPTRVMESTSTISIEPTMTRHTVVEATPTLPPPTTVATRKPTKKPKRPKTTPMPRESKTTTAKPARRTTPSSIVPDPRNEKPDLRNPIDQVNAFVGTYFEVKIPSDTFFDKEDGTTDKLRLTLRMNHNEVVGDYSWIQFNSTSQLLYGLPDSNHVGKHEYFMQATDKGGLNAIDAFEVRVNRWASNDKSPVLFQARLHGEPRLVTNDIHKKILLIKKLAYSFGDRNSSTVTLRNITKGSIVVEWTNNSLQQNPCPKEQIQTMSRRISDAQGRPSQTFISAMEPDFIPISIKVKGTGACRNYMFVPPGEITIPIPPAVTPALGTGRQSTDDVYLHTVIPAVVVAAILLIAGIIAMICYRKKRKGKLTIEDQATFIKKGVPIIFADELDDSKPPPSSSMPLILQEEKPPLPPPEYPNMASPETTPLNQDLLGEYTALRDEDPNAPPYQPPPPFTAPMEGKGSRPKNMTPYRSPPPYVPP